TTTTAGGTCGGGAAAGGTCCGCTCAAACTCTTCCATCAGGTCGTCGATTTCTTCGAGGGCCTGGTTGACGTCGATGCGCAGGGTGCCAAGATTGGGCTGCTCTAGCAGTCTCAACAAAGCTTCCCGCTTGGACTGGATGAGGGTAATGCGTTCGCGCAGGGTCTGGGTGTCCATAGATTGATTTCTTTAAAAAGCGCCTGAAATGGTCCTTGTTCCAGGATAGACAATCTGGGCGATCGCCCTTCGATTTCTCCCTGGTTCTCAGGCCGCCTCCCTATCGCTAGCGCAGAAACGGCGGGCGCTTGAGATCAGTTGGCTTATTCTTCATCACCTCAGTGATGAACCGCTTCAGGGCTTTTTCGCGGTTTTTCATAAAGGCCGTCCAGAAGCCGGGCTGAAACTCGTCCATGGTCTTCGCCAATGCCCAAACATCAACCGCCAAGATGTTGTAGAGCATTTCATCTTCTCGTTTGAGAGAATTAATTTGCTCTAGCAAAACATTTTTGGCCACAGCGCTCTGTTTCTCGTCCTTGATCATATGTTGCAGATCCTATGAGCGTTGGAATCGTTGGCTAGGCAGCCATTACCGTCAATGGAGGCCCGGAGGCGATCGCTGGGACAGCGCTCCTCAGAGGGATGTTCCCGGGGCAATGGAGCTGGCGCTAAGTCGATAAATCCCGCTGGCGGGGGCAGTCAAACTGGGTCAGAACAGTCCAGAAGTCAGAGCGTGAAGGGAAATTGATGCCTCGAATCCTAGCGACAAAGCTGGGGGAACAGCGCGATCGCAAGGCATCCGTCGACCATCCGTGGAGCTGCATCCCTCAAATCATCAGCTGCAATGCAACCTGAGACAATACACAAGCCTGGCAACGTTGCCTTATCCACCGTCCTCTTCACAAAAGACGATAATGGATATTTGCTGACAAACAGCCACCATACCTAATAAACATGTTACGCCAAACTTCTCTAGGTACCCTAGGCCTCAGTGTCGGGGGTGTTCTAACCATTACCGGTTTTGTTGCTTATTTCACGGGCAACGCCACCTTAAATCTGGCTGGTTTTTTCTACGGAATCCCTCTGCTGCTGGGGGGTCTAGCGCTCAAAGCTGCCGAAATCAAGCCGGTTCCCTACTCCCAAGAGCCCTCCGCCGAAGCCCTCAAGCTCCGAGAGCAGCAGGCCACAAAAATTCAAAATCAGCTTCGTAAAGATGTAATGCGCTACCGGTTTGGCCAGCCGGTGCACCTCGACAGCTCTCTGGAAAATCTGGGCCTCAGTCCCTCAGACGAGGAGTGCCCGGTGCTGAAGGGACTACGGGAAGAGGTGGTGGACGGAGCCTATGCGCTGGTTTTGGAATTCGACTCTGAGCACATCCCCCTGAGCACCTGGCAGGAGAAGGAGGAGCGGATTGGCAAGTTTTTTGGGCCTGGGATCCGAGCAGAGGTCGTCTCAGCCGGTCCCGACGAGGTCCATGTGTCGCTCATTACGCTACCCGAGGCGATCGCCGTCTCGTAGCGATCGCCACATCGTAGGCGTCTCCCAGGCCCGCTAGGCCTTCTCGAGCCGCACCACATACCATTGCAGAAATTGGCCCGGTCCCAAGTCGAAGTCGCACGCGGTTTCGAGGAGGTGCCGGGCTTGTTCGTCGAGGGTTGAGTACTTGCGCAGCTCGCGGGGCAGGTCATCCCCCTGGGCCGCCAGCACCGATCGCAGCTTTTCGAGCAGCTCAGCCTCCGTCAGGATGACCTCTGGCTGGTTGGTCTCCAGGACAACATAGGCATCGTCATTTTGAAACATGATCGAGTCGGGCATTAGGCATTGCCTCCCAAGGGCGCTGATACCACTGTGAACCAAGGGGCGATCGCCTGACAACACCCTAGATCCTCAAGTCCGGGCGATCGCCCTCCCGCCGCGGAACCTGGCCTGACCCCCCACAGTCCTAACCCCAGACCTCGAATTCATTTCTTTTGGCTCACGCGCCAGACTTTGCCATCCCCTTTTCGGGTGACCTCGGCCCTATTTTTAGCTGGATTTCTATTACAAAACGGGACAGTTTCAAAACTGGCAACCTAGTAAATCAAAGCCTTATTTCTAATCGCTACTGTAGATTCATCGAACGCCCAACACTCAATACGTTTTCCGTCTTCCTTGTAGTTCATGACTCTATCAACAAATGTGTGACAGTCTGGAAAGAGACCACTTTCAAACCCAATTCTCCATCACCTTCTACACAATAGAGTCATGAAGCAGACGAGGAGCAGAAAGACCAAAGATTCCCGAACAGACCCCTTGCCTCCTTCCTAGTCCAAAGTCCCAAATCTACGGCCCAGAACTTTCAACAGCCAAAGACCGCAGACCCATCTCCAAAAGGCTTTTGACTTCTCAGAACTCTTCGGAGAACCGGACAAATTCCTCTCAAAGTTCCTCACACTTTCTCATCTTGGACTTCGCTAATCCTCCAACAAAAATCGGGAACTTTCTCTCTCTCCTTACGGTCTTAAATCTCACGAACGCGCAGAAGCAAACCTCTCATTTTCGGTGTGAATTAGCCATGAAACTCTCTCTGAAATCCGTCGCAGCCCTTTCTCTTCTTTCCGCTCTGATCGCTCCCGCATTCTTGGCTGGCAGCGCCTCCGCAAAGCCCGCAGGCATGGATAGAAATTATGTTGGTGCTGGTCTTGCAGCCGGTGTCACCAACGGCGGTCAAGACGGAGATGCAGCCAACCTCGGCGGCAACATCCAAGGTCGTTTCGAAGTTCCTAATGCTCCTGTTTCCGTCCGCGGCGCTATTCTCTTCAGCGATGACACCAGCGCCATCATGCCCATCATTTCCTACGACGTCCCGGTGACCAACAACGCCAACGTTTACGCCGGTGTCGGCTACTCCTTCGTGGAAGCCAATGGTGAACCGAGCCCCCTCGGCAACGATGATTCTGTGGTCCTGACCACGGGTGTAGAGGCGGGTGTTACCAAGGACATCGTGGTGTACGGCGACGCGAAGTGGGGCATCAACGCCTACGAAGATAGCGAAGCAGATGCTCTGAGCTTCCAGCTAGGTGCTGGCTATCGCTTCTAAGAGTCGTCTTTCCTCTGATTCACACCCTTGGGAGGTGAGTCAGGACACCTGAGTTCCACAAGCCCTCTCTAACTGAACGGTCTACACAGCGCCTCCAGACATGGTCTGGGGGCGTTTTTTTGCTCCTTGGGGGGCGATCGCCGTCAATTCCAGCTAGGCCCTAGAGAACCCCCGGCAGGGATGATAGAATAGACACATACTCCATAATTCCGATTGGATTACCGGGAATGCATGACCTGTTGAGGCTCTGGGATGCCATGCCTCATCGGGTTTTCTCTGTCTCAAACCGCTTTGACCGGATCGACAGCAGTTTTCGCGGCGTCACCCTGCTCATTTTTGGGATCTCTCGCTCGGAGAGCCCAAAAATTGAGGCTTCCAAGGGAGAGTCAAGCGCCCAAGAAAATTGCTGTGAACGTGCGTTAGCAGTCTCTGTTCCTATTGCGCAGCAGCAACAATGGCCAAGTCTTCAACCCAAACTCCCCCTGCCCAAAAACTGTCGAAGGTAGAAGGCATCAAAGAGCGCAGTCACTTCCTGCGGGAACCTGTCGCTTCAGAGCTTCTCCTAGACACCACCCATTTTTCTGAAGATGGGGTGCAGATTCTCAAGTTTCACGGGTCTTACCAGCAGGACAACCGGGACAACCGGGTCAAGGGCCAGGAGAAGGACTACCAGTTCATGCTGCGAACTCGGAGTCCGGGCGGTTTTATTCCAGCCCAGCTCTATCTTACGCTCGATAAGCTGTCCGATGAATACGGAAATGGTACCCTCCGGGCCACAACTCGTCAGGGATTCCAGATTCACGGGATTCTCAAAAAGAACCTCAAGACGGTGATGGCAGCCATCGTGCGAAACATGGGTTCTACGCTGGGAGCGTGCGGCGATCTCAACCGCAACGTGATGGCGCCCCCCGCTCCCTTCAAAAATCAGGTGGCCTACGACTACGCTCGCACCTACGCGAACAATGTTGCCGATCTGCTGACGCCCCAAACGGGTGCGTACTACGAGATCTGGCTCGACGGTGAGAAGGTCTTGTCTGGGGAAGAGGCGCCGGAGGTCAAGGCCGCTCGTCAGCGCAACGGCAACGGCACGCTGATCGCGTCCAATGAGGAGCCGATCTACGGCACTCACTACATGCCCCGGAAGTTTAAGTGTGCGGTGACGGTGCCCGGGGACAACTCGGTGGACCTGTTCTCCCAGGATGTCAGCTTGGTGGTGATTACCAACAAGAAGGGCAAGCTGGAGGGCTTTAATGTCTACGCGGGTGGCGGCTTGGGACGCACCCACAACAAGGAAGAGACGTTCGCTCGGATTGCTGATCCCATCGGCTATGTGGATCAAGCAGATGTCTACGACCTGATCAAGGCGATCGTGGCGACTCAGCGGGACTATGGCGATCGCGCCAATCGTCGCCACTCCCGGATGAAGTACCTGCTCCACGACTGGGGCGTTGAGAAATTCCGCCAGCAGGTTGAGGGCTACTTCGGCAAGAAAATCAAGCCGCTGAAAGCGCTGCCGCCCTTCGAGTACCAAGACTACTTGGGCTGGCACGATCAGGGCGACGGCAAGCTGTTCTTTGGGCTGTCTATCGAGAATGGCCGGGTGAAGGACGAAGGATCCTTCAAGCTGAAGACGGCGCTGCGGAAGATTGTCGAGACCTATCAGCTCCCGATTTACCTGACGCCCAACCAGAATCTACTGCTGTGCGACATTGAGCCCCAGCAGCAGCGGGAAATCCAGGCGATTCTCGATCGCTCGGGCATTCTCAAGGAGACGGAGATCGATCCGCTGGTGCGCTACTCGATGGCGTGCCCCGCTCTTCCCACCTGCGGTCTGGCGATCACAGAGTCGGAGCGCATTCTGCCCAGCATTCTGGAGCGCATTCGGGCCGTGTTGGCGAAGGTGGGCCTGGAGCAGGAGCACTTTGTGGTGCGGATGACGGGCTGCCCCAATGGCTGCGCCCGACCTTATCTGGCGGAGCTGGGTCTGGTGGGCAGCGCGCCCAACAGCTACCAGGTTTGGCTGGGGGCTGATCCCCACCAGACTCGCCTGTCGGCCCCCTACATTGAGCGGATGGCCGAGGACGATCTGGAGGCAACGCTGGAGCCGCTGTTTGTCTACTTCAAGCAAGAACAGCAGCAGCGACCCCAGCCCGAGAGCTTCGGTGATTTTTGCCACCGGGTGGGCTTCGATGCGCTGCGGCAGTTCGCGGCGACCTACCAGAGCGCGCCGGCGGCACCCGCGGCGACCAATGGCAAGTCTCGGCCCCGGGTGAGCCTGGCGCCTAGCACGTACGAGCGTCTCAAGGAAGCGGCGACGACCCAGGGTAAGCCGATGACTGAGCTGGTGAATGAGGCGATCGAAGCGTATCTGCGCGATCGCTAGGGTCATAGGCCAGTTTTCTGGCGATTGAGGCCTAATCAAGCTTGACTGATACAGGGACACTGCCAAGGCGGTGTCCCTTTTTTTCGATATGCTGACGGTGGCTTTGGCGATCGCCCCGAGAGAGCGAAAACGCGCCACAGCGGGCACCGGTGCAAAGGATAGGAACGAGGTGAGTCAGCTTCAGCGTATTGTTTTGGCCGCAGACCAGCTGCCAGGCCCCCAGGTCCAGCTCACGGCAGACCAGCAGCACTATTTGACGCGCGTCTTGCGGCTGAAGGCGGGCGATCGCTTTGTGGCGCTGGACGGCCAGGGCCAGGGGTGGAACGCCCAGATGGTGGGCACAGCGGAGGCCCTGCTCCTAGAGTCCGTGGGGCGATCGCGGGAAGTCCCGATCCCCATTATGCTCGTGGCGGCCCTCCCCAAGGGCAGCGGCTTTGATGAGGTGGTGCGGCAAGCCACCGAGCTGGGGGTCAGCCATATTCAGCCGGTCCTGAGCCAGCGCACCCTGCTCAATCCCAGCCCCCAAAAGCTCGATCGCTGGCGGAAGATCGCCCAAGAAGCCGCGGAGCAGTCGGAGCGGATGCAGGTGCCCACGATTGGCGCGCCCGTCCCCTTTGTGGAGGCGATCGCATCCATTTCGGCGTCCCACCGCTATCTGTGCGCGGCTCGGGGCGAGGCTCCCAGCTTGCTGACTCAGCTCGTAGGCGATCGCCCCCAGGCAACGAGTCTGTGCGTGGCGGTGGGGCCGGAGGGCGGCTGGACCGAGGCAGAGATCGAGGCGGCGATCGCCGCTGGCTACCAGCCCGTGTCCCTGGGCGCACGAATCTTGCGGGCGGTGACAGCTCCCCTAGCGGCGATCGCCCTGATGGCAGCGCTGTGGGAAACCAGTGCTTTTCCGGAGACCCCTGTCGCCGAGGGCGACGCCAGCGACGGCACATTTCCCATTTCTTCCGCTTCCCACCCCTGAGACAATGGCCCTAGAGCACCCCAGGAGTCCAAGCGATGACCCCCCTTGAGCAGGTGGCCGCAGCCCTCGAGCGCCAAGACTACCGCACGGCGGCCCAGCACCTCAAATCTCTGTATGCCCAGTCCCCCGACGATCCCTGGGTCCAGCTCTACGTCGGGCGGGTCCAAGAGGGCACGGGGAAGGCGATCGCGGCGGAAAAAATCTATCGCACCCTGCTCAAAAGCACTACCCTGCCCAAGGTCATCACCCAGGCGCGCCAAGGCCTCCAGCGCCTAGAAGCCCAGGAAAAAGCGCGTCGCCAAGCGGCGATCGCCCAGGCCACTGCCACCCCCACCGACACGAGCATCGGCTGTCTCTTTTTAGGACCCATCAGCAACGAGCAGCGCCAGGCCGCCGCTCAGCAGTTCGCTCGGATCTTCCAGATAGACCCCTACAGCGCTCGCCTGATGCTGTCGAGCCGAAACTGGCGTCTCTACCGCAGCGGCCCCATCGGCGAACTCGGGTTCTATGGCCAGGAGCTGCAAGCGGCGGGGATTCCGGCCCGCTGGATTGCTTTAGAGAGCCTGCAATCTTTGCGGGTTTTTCGGGTCGTCGCCTTCACGGGCATCGGCCCCCAGGCGACCGTCAAGTGCCAAAACGAAGCCGGTCAGCTGGGGCTGATGGCCTTTCAGTGGGCAGAAGTCACCCAGCGCGTTGAGGGCCAGCTGCCCATCTTTGAGTCAGTGGTCGACATTGGGGCCTGGGGCAAGCTCCAGCGCAAAGAACAGACCCAAGATTATGCTCAAATTTGTGATTTACACTTGCCGGGGCGCGGCTGCGTTCTGCGTTTTGGGGACTACAGCTATCAGTTTCAAGAAGACGGCCTCTTTTCCCAGACAGCTTCTCAGCAAGACTTCAGCACCAATCGCCAACGCTGGAATTATTTGCTAAAAGTGCTCGAGCCCTACCTGGCCCACGCGCCCGTGGCCGCTGATTTCCGTGCCTTTGCCGAGAGCTGCTTTGAGCATGCCGAAATTTTGGAAGCGCTGCCGTCTCACATTGATTTGTTTCGCAAACAAGAGACGCTTTGGGACCCAGCGTTTCAGCTGTACAGCGGCTTTTTATTCCAACAATAAAAGCGCGACCCAAAGGCCGCGCCAGAACCCAATTCACCCACACAAGGGACTCACGATAATGCGCTGCTGAAAGCTTGGAGAGTCTCGGAGCAGCAGCGCATCAAGGCTGGAAAGTTTAGCGCTTGCCCATCTGGCGAGCCATGCCCATGAAGGGGCTCATGCTGGGGCCGGGGCGACGGCGATCGCCCAAGGAGCGAGTCGACGCCAAGAACTCAGGAGCAAAGGTCTTGAGGGTCTCTGCGCCCACCGTAACCGGCTGCTTGGCGACTTTGGCTTCTCGTCCATCGGCCTTGAGATCGCCTTTGGAGACCGGTTCTGCGACCACGCCCGAAGCGGTCTGGACCAGCTCGACGGGCTTGGGAGGGTTGGTTTCCGGGATCGGCTGGCTAGTGGCAGCAGGCGCAGCTTCGGCCTTCGCGGGCGCTGCTTTTTCGGCTTCGACTTTAGCGGGCGCGGCTTTTTCAGCCAGAGCAGGCGCGCTATCAGATCC
This genomic stretch from Geitlerinema sp. PCC 7407 harbors:
- the sir gene encoding sulfite reductase, ferredoxin dependent, whose translation is MAKSSTQTPPAQKLSKVEGIKERSHFLREPVASELLLDTTHFSEDGVQILKFHGSYQQDNRDNRVKGQEKDYQFMLRTRSPGGFIPAQLYLTLDKLSDEYGNGTLRATTRQGFQIHGILKKNLKTVMAAIVRNMGSTLGACGDLNRNVMAPPAPFKNQVAYDYARTYANNVADLLTPQTGAYYEIWLDGEKVLSGEEAPEVKAARQRNGNGTLIASNEEPIYGTHYMPRKFKCAVTVPGDNSVDLFSQDVSLVVITNKKGKLEGFNVYAGGGLGRTHNKEETFARIADPIGYVDQADVYDLIKAIVATQRDYGDRANRRHSRMKYLLHDWGVEKFRQQVEGYFGKKIKPLKALPPFEYQDYLGWHDQGDGKLFFGLSIENGRVKDEGSFKLKTALRKIVETYQLPIYLTPNQNLLLCDIEPQQQREIQAILDRSGILKETEIDPLVRYSMACPALPTCGLAITESERILPSILERIRAVLAKVGLEQEHFVVRMTGCPNGCARPYLAELGLVGSAPNSYQVWLGADPHQTRLSAPYIERMAEDDLEATLEPLFVYFKQEQQQRPQPESFGDFCHRVGFDALRQFAATYQSAPAAPAATNGKSRPRVSLAPSTYERLKEAATTQGKPMTELVNEAIEAYLRDR
- a CDS encoding outer membrane beta-barrel protein; amino-acid sequence: MKLSLKSVAALSLLSALIAPAFLAGSASAKPAGMDRNYVGAGLAAGVTNGGQDGDAANLGGNIQGRFEVPNAPVSVRGAILFSDDTSAIMPIISYDVPVTNNANVYAGVGYSFVEANGEPSPLGNDDSVVLTTGVEAGVTKDIVVYGDAKWGINAYEDSEADALSFQLGAGYRF
- a CDS encoding DUF2854 domain-containing protein, whose amino-acid sequence is MLRQTSLGTLGLSVGGVLTITGFVAYFTGNATLNLAGFFYGIPLLLGGLALKAAEIKPVPYSQEPSAEALKLREQQATKIQNQLRKDVMRYRFGQPVHLDSSLENLGLSPSDEECPVLKGLREEVVDGAYALVLEFDSEHIPLSTWQEKEERIGKFFGPGIRAEVVSAGPDEVHVSLITLPEAIAVS
- a CDS encoding tol-pal system YbgF family protein; this translates as MTPLEQVAAALERQDYRTAAQHLKSLYAQSPDDPWVQLYVGRVQEGTGKAIAAEKIYRTLLKSTTLPKVITQARQGLQRLEAQEKARRQAAIAQATATPTDTSIGCLFLGPISNEQRQAAAQQFARIFQIDPYSARLMLSSRNWRLYRSGPIGELGFYGQELQAAGIPARWIALESLQSLRVFRVVAFTGIGPQATVKCQNEAGQLGLMAFQWAEVTQRVEGQLPIFESVVDIGAWGKLQRKEQTQDYAQICDLHLPGRGCVLRFGDYSYQFQEDGLFSQTASQQDFSTNRQRWNYLLKVLEPYLAHAPVAADFRAFAESCFEHAEILEALPSHIDLFRKQETLWDPAFQLYSGFLFQQ
- a CDS encoding chlororespiratory reduction protein 7, which codes for MPDSIMFQNDDAYVVLETNQPEVILTEAELLEKLRSVLAAQGDDLPRELRKYSTLDEQARHLLETACDFDLGPGQFLQWYVVRLEKA
- a CDS encoding 16S rRNA (uracil(1498)-N(3))-methyltransferase — protein: MSQLQRIVLAADQLPGPQVQLTADQQHYLTRVLRLKAGDRFVALDGQGQGWNAQMVGTAEALLLESVGRSREVPIPIMLVAALPKGSGFDEVVRQATELGVSHIQPVLSQRTLLNPSPQKLDRWRKIAQEAAEQSERMQVPTIGAPVPFVEAIASISASHRYLCAARGEAPSLLTQLVGDRPQATSLCVAVGPEGGWTEAEIEAAIAAGYQPVSLGARILRAVTAPLAAIALMAALWETSAFPETPVAEGDASDGTFPISSASHP